CAATCTCAGCCGGATCCAAGCTGGCCAGTCTTTCCCGCAGAGTTGTTAAAAAGCTTTCCTTGTCGATATTCACGATTTGCTCTGGCGCGTCCTCAATCAAAGCCAGATCACCAATGAACATCGTCACATAACGCAGAACCCCGATGGCGCTTTCCGCTGTGAATTGTCTGGGCAGAGCTTGGATATTGCGAAACAGTGCCAAATCCTTACCATCTGCGGCCAGTTGTAAAATTTCAAAGGCTTGGGCGCGCAGCTCGGAACTCTCATTTTGGGCAAAGCGGATGGCACGTTTGAGGTTGCCAGCACTGATATGCGCTGCGGCTCTTGCCTGTTCGCGTGGGATGTGGAAATCGTCACACAAAACATCTTCTATCACACGCGGTGCAAGGCTTTGGAAGCGAAGCGGCTGACAACGCGAAACCACGGTTGGTAAAAGTCTGGAAGGTTGACTGCTGATCAGGATTATCACCGTATCGGCAGGCGGTTCTTCCAAGGTCTTCAAAAAAGCGTTTTGGGAATCGATGTTCATTTGATCCACGTTTTCAATCAAACAGAGCCTGCGTCTGGCTTCATGAACGCTGAGACTCAGGCGTCGGATGAGCCAATTGACGCTTTCGATGCGAATCATCGTGTTCGTACTGAAGCGATATTGCTCCCAGGGGCTTTCACGTTTTAGTTTCACATATTCGTCATATTCCTTTTTCGCTTCGCGATTGCCAATCTCACCTTCAGGGCTCAAACTCAGGTTTGGAGTGGGAAAGACATACAGCAAATCAGGATGATCCAAAG
The genomic region above belongs to Candidatus Cloacimonadota bacterium and contains:
- a CDS encoding DNA polymerase III subunit delta' — protein: MFNKIKGQNGALSNLKAAIANERVAQAYLFHGSPGTGKFTTALSFGMALNCLAQSEYRPCGQCSSCRKFLALDHPDLLYVFPTPNLSLSPEGEIGNREAKKEYDEYVKLKRESPWEQYRFSTNTMIRIESVNWLIRRLSLSVHEARRRLCLIENVDQMNIDSQNAFLKTLEEPPADTVIILISSQPSRLLPTVVSRCQPLRFQSLAPRVIEDVLCDDFHIPREQARAAAHISAGNLKRAIRFAQNESSELRAQAFEILQLAADGKDLALFRNIQALPRQFTAESAIGVLRYVTMFIGDLALIEDAPEQIVNIDKESFLTTLRERLASLDPAEIGDRALVFTKNVEDYIHRLQGNVNPRLVMMNLCLDLKTLLTS